A window of the Capricornis sumatraensis isolate serow.1 chromosome 9, serow.2, whole genome shotgun sequence genome harbors these coding sequences:
- the GDF9 gene encoding growth/differentiation factor 9 isoform X1, which produces MALPNEFFLWFCCFAWLCFPISLDSLPSRGEAQIVARTALESEAETWSLLNHLGGRHRPGLLSPLLKVLYDGHGEPPRLQPDDRALRYMKRLYKAYATKEGTPKSNRRHLYNTIRLFTPCAQHKQAPGDLAAGTLPSVDLLFNLDRVTVVEHLFKSVLLYTFNNSISFPFPVRCICNLVIKEPEFSSKTLPRAPYSFTYNSQFEFRKKYKWMEIDVTAPLEPLVASHRRNIHMSVNFTCAKDQLQHPSARDSLFNMTLLVAPSLLLYLNDTSAQAFHRWHSLHPKRKPSQGPDQRRGLSAYPVGEEAAEGVRSPRHRRDQESVSSELKKPLVPASVNLSEYFKQFLFPQNECELHDFRLSFSQLKWDNWIVAPHKYNPRYCKGDCPRAVGHRYGSPIHTMVQNIIHEKLDSSVPRPSCVPAKYSPLSVLAIEPDGSIAYKEYEDMIATKCTCR; this is translated from the exons ATGGCGCTTCCCAACGAATTCTTCCTTTGGTTTTGCTGCTTTGCCTGGCTCTGTTTTCCTATTAGCCTTGATTCTCTGCCTTCTAGGGGAGAAGCTCAGATTGTAGCTAGGACTGCGTTGGAATCTGAGGCTGAGACTTGGTCCTTGCTGAACCATTTAGGTGGGAGACACAGACCTGGTCTCCTTTCCCCTCTCTTAAAGGTTCTGTATGATGGGCACGGGGAACCCCCCAGGCTGCAGCCAGATGACAGAGCTTTGCGCTACATGAAGAGGCTCTATAAGGCATACGCTACCAAGGAGGGGACCCCTAAATCCAACAGACGCCACCTCTACAACACTATTCGGCTCTTCACCCCCTGTGCTCAGCACAAGCAGGCTCCTGGGGACCTGGCGGCAG GAACGCTTCCATCAGTGGATCTGCTGTTTAACCTGGATCGTGTTACTGTTGTGGAACATTTATTCAAGTCAGTCTTGCTATATACTTTCAACAACtccatttcttttccctttcctgttAGATGTATATGCAACCTGGTGATAAAAGAGCCAGAGTTTTCTAGCAAGACTCTCCCTAGAGCTCCATACTCATTTACCTATAACTCACAGTttgaatttagaaagaaatacaaatggatgGAGATTGATGTGACGGCTCCTCTTGAGCCTCTGGTGGCCTCCCACAGGAGGAATATTCACATGTCTGTAAATTTTACATGTGCGAAAGACCAGCTGCAGCATCCTTCAGCACGGGACAGCCTGTTTAACATGACTCTTCTCGTAGCGCCCTCACTGCTTTTGTATCTGAACGACACAAGTGCTCAGGCTTTTCACAGGTGGCATTCCCTCCACCCTAAAAGGAAGCCTTCACAGGGTCCTGACCAGAGGAGAGGGCTATCTGCCTACCCCGTGGGAGAAGAAGCCGCTGAGGGTGTAAGATCGCCCCGTCACCGCAGAGACCAGGAGAGTGTCAGCTCTGAATTGAAGAAGCCTCTGGTTCCAGCTTCAGTCAATCTGAGTGAATACTTCAAACAGTTTCTTTTTCCCCAGAATGAATGTGAGCTCCATGACTTTAGACTTAGCTTTAGTCAGCTGAAGTGGGACAACTGGATTGTGGCCCCACACAAATACAACCCTCGATACTGTAAAGGGGACTGTCCCAGGGCGGTCGGACATCGGTATGGCTCTCCGATTCACACCATGGTGCAGAACATCATCCATGAGAAACTTGACTCCTCAGTGCCGAGACCATCCTGTGTACCTGCCAAGTATAGCCCTTTGAGTGTCTTGGCCATCGAGCCTGATGGCTCAATCGCTTATAAAGAATATGAAGATATGATAGCCACTAAGTGTACCTGTCGTTAA
- the UQCRQ gene encoding cytochrome b-c1 complex subunit 8 encodes MGRQFGHLTRVRHVITYSLSPFEQRAFPHYFSKGIPNMLRRTRACILRVAPPFVVFYLVYTWGTQEFEKSKRKNPAAYENDK; translated from the exons ATGGGCCGCCAATTTGGGCATCTGACACGGGTGCGGCATGTGATCACCTACAGCTTGTCGCCCTTCGAGCAGCGCGCCTTTCCGCACTACTTCAGCAAGGGCATCCCCAATATGCTGCGCCGAACTCGGGCGTGCATCCTTCGCGTCGCGCCGC cattCGTAGTGTTTTATCTTGTCTACACATGGGGAACGCAGGAGTTTGAGAAATCGAAGAGGAAGAATCCAGCTGCCTATGAAAATGACAAATAA
- the GDF9 gene encoding growth/differentiation factor 9 isoform X3, protein MNLKFTSIPRFYQPGYCTDWFCTLHGTLPSVDLLFNLDRVTVVEHLFKSVLLYTFNNSISFPFPVRCICNLVIKEPEFSSKTLPRAPYSFTYNSQFEFRKKYKWMEIDVTAPLEPLVASHRRNIHMSVNFTCAKDQLQHPSARDSLFNMTLLVAPSLLLYLNDTSAQAFHRWHSLHPKRKPSQGPDQRRGLSAYPVGEEAAEGVRSPRHRRDQESVSSELKKPLVPASVNLSEYFKQFLFPQNECELHDFRLSFSQLKWDNWIVAPHKYNPRYCKGDCPRAVGHRYGSPIHTMVQNIIHEKLDSSVPRPSCVPAKYSPLSVLAIEPDGSIAYKEYEDMIATKCTCR, encoded by the exons ATGAACTTAAAATTTACCAGTATACCTCGGTTTTATCAGCCTGGGTACTGCACAGACTGGTTCTGTACCTTACACG GAACGCTTCCATCAGTGGATCTGCTGTTTAACCTGGATCGTGTTACTGTTGTGGAACATTTATTCAAGTCAGTCTTGCTATATACTTTCAACAACtccatttcttttccctttcctgttAGATGTATATGCAACCTGGTGATAAAAGAGCCAGAGTTTTCTAGCAAGACTCTCCCTAGAGCTCCATACTCATTTACCTATAACTCACAGTttgaatttagaaagaaatacaaatggatgGAGATTGATGTGACGGCTCCTCTTGAGCCTCTGGTGGCCTCCCACAGGAGGAATATTCACATGTCTGTAAATTTTACATGTGCGAAAGACCAGCTGCAGCATCCTTCAGCACGGGACAGCCTGTTTAACATGACTCTTCTCGTAGCGCCCTCACTGCTTTTGTATCTGAACGACACAAGTGCTCAGGCTTTTCACAGGTGGCATTCCCTCCACCCTAAAAGGAAGCCTTCACAGGGTCCTGACCAGAGGAGAGGGCTATCTGCCTACCCCGTGGGAGAAGAAGCCGCTGAGGGTGTAAGATCGCCCCGTCACCGCAGAGACCAGGAGAGTGTCAGCTCTGAATTGAAGAAGCCTCTGGTTCCAGCTTCAGTCAATCTGAGTGAATACTTCAAACAGTTTCTTTTTCCCCAGAATGAATGTGAGCTCCATGACTTTAGACTTAGCTTTAGTCAGCTGAAGTGGGACAACTGGATTGTGGCCCCACACAAATACAACCCTCGATACTGTAAAGGGGACTGTCCCAGGGCGGTCGGACATCGGTATGGCTCTCCGATTCACACCATGGTGCAGAACATCATCCATGAGAAACTTGACTCCTCAGTGCCGAGACCATCCTGTGTACCTGCCAAGTATAGCCCTTTGAGTGTCTTGGCCATCGAGCCTGATGGCTCAATCGCTTATAAAGAATATGAAGATATGATAGCCACTAAGTGTACCTGTCGTTAA
- the LEAP2 gene encoding liver-expressed antimicrobial peptide 2 — protein sequence MWHLKLFAVLMICLLLLAQVDGSPVPELSSAKRRPRRMTPFWRAVSLRPIGASCRDDSECITRLCRKRRCSLSVAQE from the exons ATGTGGCACCTCAAACTCTTTGCAGTACTCATGATCTGCCTGTTGCTGTTAGCCCAG GTAGATGGCTCTCCAGTACCAGAACTGAGTTCAGCAAAGAGAAGGCCAAGGAGAATGACCCCATTTTGGAGAGCGGTCTCCCTCAGGCCCATTGGAGCCTCCTGTCGGGATGATTCTGAATGTATCACAAGGCTATGCAG AAAAAGACGCTGCTCCCTAAGTGTGGCCCAGGAATGA
- the GDF9 gene encoding growth/differentiation factor 9 isoform X2 produces the protein MKRLYKAYATKEGTPKSNRRHLYNTIRLFTPCAQHKQAPGDLAAGTLPSVDLLFNLDRVTVVEHLFKSVLLYTFNNSISFPFPVRCICNLVIKEPEFSSKTLPRAPYSFTYNSQFEFRKKYKWMEIDVTAPLEPLVASHRRNIHMSVNFTCAKDQLQHPSARDSLFNMTLLVAPSLLLYLNDTSAQAFHRWHSLHPKRKPSQGPDQRRGLSAYPVGEEAAEGVRSPRHRRDQESVSSELKKPLVPASVNLSEYFKQFLFPQNECELHDFRLSFSQLKWDNWIVAPHKYNPRYCKGDCPRAVGHRYGSPIHTMVQNIIHEKLDSSVPRPSCVPAKYSPLSVLAIEPDGSIAYKEYEDMIATKCTCR, from the exons ATGAAGAGGCTCTATAAGGCATACGCTACCAAGGAGGGGACCCCTAAATCCAACAGACGCCACCTCTACAACACTATTCGGCTCTTCACCCCCTGTGCTCAGCACAAGCAGGCTCCTGGGGACCTGGCGGCAG GAACGCTTCCATCAGTGGATCTGCTGTTTAACCTGGATCGTGTTACTGTTGTGGAACATTTATTCAAGTCAGTCTTGCTATATACTTTCAACAACtccatttcttttccctttcctgttAGATGTATATGCAACCTGGTGATAAAAGAGCCAGAGTTTTCTAGCAAGACTCTCCCTAGAGCTCCATACTCATTTACCTATAACTCACAGTttgaatttagaaagaaatacaaatggatgGAGATTGATGTGACGGCTCCTCTTGAGCCTCTGGTGGCCTCCCACAGGAGGAATATTCACATGTCTGTAAATTTTACATGTGCGAAAGACCAGCTGCAGCATCCTTCAGCACGGGACAGCCTGTTTAACATGACTCTTCTCGTAGCGCCCTCACTGCTTTTGTATCTGAACGACACAAGTGCTCAGGCTTTTCACAGGTGGCATTCCCTCCACCCTAAAAGGAAGCCTTCACAGGGTCCTGACCAGAGGAGAGGGCTATCTGCCTACCCCGTGGGAGAAGAAGCCGCTGAGGGTGTAAGATCGCCCCGTCACCGCAGAGACCAGGAGAGTGTCAGCTCTGAATTGAAGAAGCCTCTGGTTCCAGCTTCAGTCAATCTGAGTGAATACTTCAAACAGTTTCTTTTTCCCCAGAATGAATGTGAGCTCCATGACTTTAGACTTAGCTTTAGTCAGCTGAAGTGGGACAACTGGATTGTGGCCCCACACAAATACAACCCTCGATACTGTAAAGGGGACTGTCCCAGGGCGGTCGGACATCGGTATGGCTCTCCGATTCACACCATGGTGCAGAACATCATCCATGAGAAACTTGACTCCTCAGTGCCGAGACCATCCTGTGTACCTGCCAAGTATAGCCCTTTGAGTGTCTTGGCCATCGAGCCTGATGGCTCAATCGCTTATAAAGAATATGAAGATATGATAGCCACTAAGTGTACCTGTCGTTAA